In Gemmata obscuriglobus, a single genomic region encodes these proteins:
- a CDS encoding M2 family metallopeptidase has product MSFDRRQFLIAGGATVAASLTPDALLGADPNGEAAAVIKEHVEKLHPLEVASGIAWWNANITGKDEDFKKKEEAQNKIDAALSDKKMFDRVKALKSAADAGTLKDPAVARQVRLLHLQYLEKQVAPDLLKKITAKANAVEQGFNVYRAKVDGQELADSKVRNTLKESKDSALRQKVWEASKGVGAAVAADLAELVGYRNEAAKQLGFKNFHELQLTLNEQDGAELIKLFDDLDTLTKGPFTKAKADIDARLAKKLDVKVTDLMPWHYHDPFFQEAPAVYEASIDEPYTKADILKLCSTFYTGIGLPIDDVIARSDLTEKPGKSPHAFCTDIDREGDVRVLANIVPNEYWMGTMLHELGHAVYSSKNIPQKVPYLLRGEAHILTTEGVAMQFERFSKSRPWLEKMGVTVAGGAAFDEAARTIQRNQLLIFSRWCQVMLRFEKAMYENPAQDLNKLWWDLVEQYQQVKKPKDRNAPDYASKIHICSAPVYYHNYMMGQLFASQVHHALSREVFGADPKAVLYVGEKKVGAFMKEKVFEPGRSKTWKELTKFATGEELNPKAFAKDFEG; this is encoded by the coding sequence ATGTCGTTCGACCGTCGCCAGTTCCTGATCGCCGGAGGCGCAACCGTGGCCGCATCATTAACCCCCGACGCACTCCTCGGGGCCGACCCCAACGGCGAGGCCGCCGCGGTCATCAAGGAACACGTCGAAAAGCTGCACCCGCTGGAGGTCGCCAGCGGAATCGCGTGGTGGAACGCCAACATCACCGGCAAGGACGAGGACTTCAAGAAGAAGGAAGAGGCCCAGAACAAAATCGACGCGGCCCTCTCCGACAAGAAGATGTTCGACCGCGTGAAGGCCCTCAAAAGCGCGGCTGACGCCGGCACGCTCAAAGACCCCGCGGTCGCGCGCCAGGTCCGGCTCTTGCACCTCCAGTACCTCGAAAAGCAGGTCGCACCGGACCTCCTGAAGAAGATCACCGCGAAGGCCAACGCGGTCGAGCAAGGGTTCAACGTGTACCGCGCCAAGGTGGACGGCCAGGAACTGGCCGACAGCAAGGTGCGCAACACCCTCAAGGAGTCGAAGGACTCCGCGCTGCGGCAGAAGGTGTGGGAAGCCAGCAAGGGCGTCGGCGCCGCCGTGGCGGCCGACCTCGCGGAACTGGTCGGGTACCGGAACGAGGCGGCCAAACAACTCGGGTTCAAGAACTTCCACGAGTTGCAGCTCACGCTCAACGAGCAAGACGGCGCGGAACTCATCAAGCTGTTCGACGACCTCGACACGCTCACGAAGGGGCCGTTCACGAAGGCCAAGGCCGACATCGATGCGCGGCTCGCGAAGAAGCTCGACGTGAAGGTCACGGACCTGATGCCGTGGCACTATCACGACCCGTTCTTCCAGGAAGCGCCGGCGGTCTACGAGGCGAGCATAGACGAGCCGTACACCAAGGCCGACATCCTGAAGCTGTGCAGCACGTTCTACACCGGGATCGGGCTGCCCATCGACGACGTGATCGCGCGCAGCGACCTCACGGAGAAGCCCGGCAAGTCGCCGCACGCGTTCTGCACCGACATCGACCGCGAGGGCGACGTCCGGGTTCTCGCCAACATCGTGCCGAACGAGTACTGGATGGGCACCATGCTCCACGAGTTGGGGCACGCGGTCTACTCGTCGAAGAACATCCCGCAGAAGGTGCCGTACCTGCTCCGGGGCGAGGCCCACATCCTCACCACCGAGGGCGTGGCGATGCAGTTCGAGCGGTTCTCGAAGTCGCGCCCGTGGCTCGAAAAGATGGGCGTGACGGTGGCCGGCGGCGCCGCCTTTGACGAAGCGGCCCGGACCATCCAGCGGAACCAGCTCCTGATCTTCTCGCGCTGGTGCCAGGTGATGCTCCGGTTCGAAAAGGCGATGTACGAGAACCCCGCGCAAGACCTGAACAAGCTCTGGTGGGACCTGGTGGAGCAGTACCAGCAGGTGAAGAAGCCGAAGGACCGGAACGCGCCGGATTACGCGTCGAAGATCCACATTTGCAGCGCACCGGTCTACTACCACAACTACATGATGGGGCAACTGTTCGCCTCGCAGGTCCACCACGCACTGTCGCGCGAGGTGTTCGGCGCCGACCCGAAGGCCGTGCTCTATGTGGGCGAAAAGAAGGTCGGCGCGTTCATGAAAGAGAAGGTGTTCGAGCCCGGGCGATCTAAAACCTGGAAGGAGCTGACCAAGTTCGCGACCGGCGAGGAGCTGAACCCGAAGGCGTTCGCGAAAGACTTCGAGGGCTGA
- a CDS encoding UbiA family prenyltransferase, with translation MTRDRILAFAQLLRLPNVFTAFADIALGACVGAAVLSSAPFAFWCAYLVLALASGCLYLAGMVWNDYFDLAEDKKSRAFRPLPSGRVRVVTAVALGVVLMAAGVAFAGLAGALAAPEWNHEPLVYAIGLVAAVLIYDGGAKYTPFGPIAMAACRFLNVLLGLSLIPEDALDIEKRVHLASVVGVYIVGVTWFARTEESTSRKRDLSLASGVMFVALVLALLLRAKIPAPLGTVAFPYLLVAFGFLIGLPVAHAIDAPGARNVQRAVKRCVLGLVVLDAVLATMFIGLPGLLLLLLLPTALWLGKWVYST, from the coding sequence ATGACCCGCGACCGCATTCTCGCCTTCGCGCAGCTCCTGCGCCTGCCCAACGTGTTCACCGCGTTCGCCGACATCGCACTGGGTGCGTGCGTCGGGGCCGCCGTATTGTCGTCCGCCCCGTTCGCCTTCTGGTGCGCGTACTTGGTGCTCGCCCTCGCATCGGGGTGTTTGTACCTCGCAGGGATGGTTTGGAACGATTACTTCGATCTTGCCGAGGACAAGAAGTCGCGAGCGTTTCGGCCCCTTCCCTCCGGTCGGGTGCGGGTGGTTACGGCCGTCGCGCTCGGTGTGGTACTGATGGCAGCCGGCGTCGCGTTCGCGGGGCTCGCGGGGGCGCTCGCCGCGCCGGAGTGGAACCACGAGCCACTCGTCTACGCCATCGGTTTGGTGGCGGCGGTGCTGATCTACGACGGGGGCGCGAAGTACACCCCCTTCGGCCCGATCGCGATGGCGGCCTGTCGGTTCCTTAACGTGCTGCTCGGGCTGTCACTCATCCCCGAAGACGCGCTCGACATTGAGAAGCGCGTTCACCTCGCCAGCGTGGTCGGGGTGTACATCGTAGGGGTGACCTGGTTCGCGCGCACCGAGGAGAGCACGAGCCGTAAACGGGACCTTTCACTCGCGTCCGGCGTCATGTTCGTCGCGCTCGTCCTCGCACTCTTACTGCGGGCCAAAATCCCCGCCCCGCTCGGTACGGTCGCGTTCCCGTACCTGCTCGTCGCGTTCGGGTTCCTGATCGGGCTGCCGGTAGCGCACGCCATCGACGCCCCAGGGGCACGAAACGTCCAGCGCGCCGTCAAGCGGTGCGTACTCGGGCTGGTGGTCCTCGACGCCGTTCTGGCGACCATGTTTATCGGGCTGCCGGGACTGCTGCTCCTTTTGTTGTTGCCCACCGCGCTGTGGCTCGGAAAATGGGTCTACTCGACGTAG